The DNA window CTCGGCGTGGAGGAAGCCCACCTCGGGGTGGAGCCCCGCCAGGCGCACCGCCACCAGAACACGCCCCAGGAGGAGGGCGTAGCCGTAGGAGAGGGCGGCGTTCACCGGGTCCCTAGGGGGCCTGCGGGCGCGCCCCCCAAAGCCTTGGGCGGTGAGGAGGCGGCCTAACCCCTGGAAGTAGGCCCGGCTTCCTTCCCCCTCCGCTCCCCGGAGGCTCTCCAGCCTCCGGGCCTCCCCGGCCCGGGCGAGGGCCTGGGCCACCTCCTCGGCCTCGGGAAGGCCGTGGCGCTCCAGGAGGGTGAGGGCGGAGCGGAGCTTGCCCACCACAAAGGCCCGGGCCAAGGGAAGGGCCTCGGCCCCAAACTGGGCCCGGAGGTGGCCTGGGTGGGGGTCGGGGAAGGCCCCTGCCACCCCGTGGAGAGAGCCCTCCAGGGAGAGGAAGAAGACCGGCACCCCCTGCCGGAGAAGGAAGACCAGGGCGGGGGTGGAGAGGCGCACGTTGCCCCAGACGGCCACGCGCCGCACCTGGCGGGCGGGGAAGCTTCCCACCTCCACCCCCTCTTCCTCCAGGAGGAGCCGCCCCTGGCGCAGGCGCAGGACGCTCCCCTGGCGGGTCAGGTGAACGGTCATGGCTAGAACTTGGGCCAGGGGGGAAGGGGCGTGACCCTTTCGTCCAGCCCGGCAAGGAAGTCCCACAGGCGCTCGTAGTCCTCCCGCTCCACAGGTCTTGTGCCGTGGGCCAGGATGCTCTCGTGCCGCTTTTGGAGGAGGGCCTGGAGCCGGTTCTTCGCTCCGTAGAGGCGCTGGGCCAGGGTGCCCTTCTGGCCGAAGGCCAGGTCCAGGTCAAAGGCCGCCTCCAGGAGGTCCATGAGGCCTCTGGGCTTGAGGATGCGTTCCTTTAGCCCCTCGGGAAAGCCTTCGGGCCAGGTAGTGGGGTCTTTTAGGACAAGGCCCAGGCGTTCGTACACGTCTACTTCCACCACGAGCTCCAGCGCCCGGTACAGCCGGGCTAAGGCGTCGTCAAAGCGGCCGAGTTCGGCGCGGCGCGCGGCGTTGGCCAGGAGGTCCTGGAGGAGGGCGAAGGTGGGTTTGCCCCCGGCCTTCACGATGGCCTCGAGGTGGGGGAGGAGGTCCTCCAGGGCCTGGAGCACCCGCACCTTGCCCCCATGCCCCCAGGCCTCGGCCACCGCCAGGGCCACGGGGAGGTGGGCGGAAAGCCTCCTCAAAGCCTCCTGGTGCCGGAAGCGGTCCCACTCCATAAGCCCCTCCACTACGCCCTTCATGGCCCCGTAGAAGCGGGTTTCCGAAGGGGACAGGGGCTTTTTCAAGAGCTCTTCCAACTCGTAGCTGGCCGCTCCCAGGTTCAGCCCGTTCCAGGCTCGGGTAAAGCCCGCCCACTCCCGGAGGCCGAAGCGGGCCGTGGGGTCCTCGAGGAGACGGAGCCTTTCGTGGCCGGAGAGAACCCGGCTTGTGCCAGGGTCCCGTTGCTGCCCGCCCACGTAGCTGAAAACCACCCCCCTCCCCGTGAGGGCCAGGGCGAGGCCCGCTGCCATGGGCTTGGTGCCCCCGGTGAGGTCGGCCACGATGGCCTTCGCCTCCCACTCCAGGGCCTTCCTCAAGGCCCGTAGGGCCTTTTGGTAGGCCTCGAGGAGGCTTTCCGCGTCCTCCAGGAGGAGGGTGTGGTGGCGGAAGGAGTTGCCGTAGTCCCTTAGAAGCTCTGCGGCCACGGGGTGGCTCTCCTGGCTGGCCAGGAAGACCACCCCCTCGGGGGCGTGCTCGGCTAAGGCTACCTCCAGGGGGTCCCGGGTGGTCCCCACGGTGAGGATGAGGACCTTCATGCCCCCATTATGGCCCGGGTAGAATGGACCCATGCGAAAGGTGGCCTTGGTCCTGGCCTTCGGCCTTGCCCTGGCCCAGCCCACCCACACCGTGGCCCCCGGGGACACCCTCTTTTCCCTGGCGCGGCGCTATGGGACCACGGTGGAGGAGCTCATGCGCCTGAACGGGCTTGCGAGCTTCCTCCTCCAGCCCGGGCAGGTGCTCCGGCTTCCCGAGAAGGGCCGGGTGCACGTGGTGGCCCCCGGGGATACCCTTTATTCCATCGCCCGGCGCTACGGGACCACGGTGGAGGAGCTCATGCGCCTCAATGGCCTCGCCTCGGCGGAGCTCAAGGTGGGCCAGAGGCTTCTCCTTCCCGGGGGGGCCACCGCACTCCCCCAAGCCCAGGCCGAAAGCGGCCCCTCCCCGCCTCCGGGAGGCGATACCCCGCCCGAGGACTACGACCCGGAAAGCCCCCTCCTCCGAATCGTGCTCCGCTACCTGGGCGTGCCCTACAAGTACGGGGCGAACTCCCCTTTGGCCCTAGACTGCTCCGCCTTTGTGGCCCAGGTTTACGCCGAGCTGGGGGTGGCCCTGCCCCGGACCTCGAGGGAGCAGTACCAGCTCCTCTCCCCGGTAGAGGAGCCTCGCCCCGGGGACTTGGTCTTCTTCAGCTTCGGGGGGAAGGAGGTGGACCACGTGGGGGTCTACCTGGGCCGAAAGGTGTTCGCCCACGCCAGCAGTTACGGGAGCCGGGTGGTGATTGAGAGCCTCGAGGCGCCCTTCTATCAGAAGGCCTACCGGGGGGCGAGGCGGGTCATGGCCAGTCCGGCACCTCCCCCCGGGCCTTCCGCAGGGCGGTGAGGAGGGCCTCCCCCGGCCTCCCCTCGCCCCGGAAGGCCCGCGCCTCTTCCTCCAGCCAGGCCTCGCCTTTGCGGAAAAGCACGGCCCGGGCCTCCTCCAAGGCCTCCTCCAGGAGGGCCCCCAGGGAGTAGAAGGAGGCCCCCGGGGGGAGGTCCGGGTCCAGGCCCTGCCGGGCAAGGGTGCGGCCGTAGGGCCCTTCCCTGGCCTCCATGGTGCCCCCCTCGGCGAAGTAGCGCCGCAGGATGCGGTTCCAGTCCCCTACCCGGCTGTAGGGGGCCATGGCCCGGTAGGCCTCTTCCAGGTCCTCCTCGGCGTAGGGGCGGTAGCGGTCCTCGTGGACCACGAGCCTCCGGGGAAGCCTAGGCCTAGGGGGGCCTTCCTCGTCGGGCACGCCCACGGCGAGCCCCGCCACCGGCAGGACCCCAGGGGGAAGCCCGAGGAGGTCCACCAGGGCCTCAATGCCGTTGAGCACCCCACCGATGAAGCAGACCCCGTAGCCCATGGCCTCGGCGGTGAGGGCGAGGTAGGCCCCGGCGAGCCCCGCGTCCAAAAGGGCGAAGTGGAGGGCGGTCCTGGGCCAAAAGGCCATCCGCTGCCCCCGGTGGGCGAGGAGGCGCTCGAGGCGGTGGACGTCGGCCAGGAGGAGGAAGAACTCGGCGGCCTGTCGGATGTGCTCCTGGTCCCCGGAAAGCCTTGCGATCTCCTCCCTAAGCCTCGGGTCCCTTATGCGGATTGCGGAGTAGAGCTGGGCGCTGGCGTCGGTGGGGGCTCGCTGGAGGGCAAAGAGGAGCTTCTCTAAGTCCTCCTCGGGGATGGGCACGGGCTTGAAGCGGCGGACGCTTCGCCTTTTCGCCAGTATGGGGGTGAGGTCCATGGGGGAAGGATAAAGCCTTGGGCTGGCCTGGGGTCAACCCACTGGGGTCCCTTCGCCCAGAAGGACAAGGCCTTCCCGGGCGGCCTCCCCCACAAGGCCGATCTCCCCCTTGCGGGCTTCCCACTCCTCGGGGGTGAGCGCCACGTAGTCCACGTTCCTCAGGGGAAGGAGGCGGTACAGGAGCTGGACCCGGCTCAGGTAGTCCATGCCCCGAAAGGCGGGGGAGACCACGAGGAGGTCCCAGTCGCTCTCCTCCAGGGCTTCGCCCCGGGCCCGGGATCCGAAAAGGAGCGCCCGTGTGAGGGGAATGGGAAGCCCTTGCAGGAGCTTTCTTAGCAGGGCGCTAGAGGCCAAGGAAGCGCAGGTAGGCCTTCCAGAGGGCCTCCCCGAAGAAGAGGGCCACCACCCCCCCGAGGGCCAGGTAGGGGCCGAAGGGGAGCTTCCGCTGCCGGAAAAGGAGGCCAAAGAGGGCCCCAGCGAAGACCCCGAGGAAAAGCGCCAGGAAGGCGTAGGGTCCAAGCCAAGCGCCAAGGGCCCCCAGGAGCTTCACGTCCCCGTAGCCCAGGGCCACGGGCTCCTCTTCCTCCTCAGGAAGGGGCCGGAAGGCCCAGTAGAGCCCCCCGGCGAGGGCCAGGCCCCCGGCGGCGAGGAGGCTTCCCTTTAGGCTTTCCAGCAGGTCTAGCCCCAGGGCCGGGGCGAGGAGG is part of the Thermus islandicus DSM 21543 genome and encodes:
- the cas1 gene encoding CRISPR-associated endonuclease Cas1, yielding MTVHLTRQGSVLRLRQGRLLLEEEGVEVGSFPARQVRRVAVWGNVRLSTPALVFLLRQGVPVFFLSLEGSLHGVAGAFPDPHPGHLRAQFGAEALPLARAFVVGKLRSALTLLERHGLPEAEEVAQALARAGEARRLESLRGAEGEGSRAYFQGLGRLLTAQGFGGRARRPPRDPVNAALSYGYALLLGRVLVAVRLAGLHPEVGFLHAEGRRSPALALDLMEEFRVPAVDQVVLSAFRRGHLTPAHAEAREGGVYLNEEGRRRLIELLEGRLLEEVAHPLGFRKPLGELIELQAQRLKAALLGRGRYSPFYLWR
- a CDS encoding C40 family peptidase, encoding MRKVALVLAFGLALAQPTHTVAPGDTLFSLARRYGTTVEELMRLNGLASFLLQPGQVLRLPEKGRVHVVAPGDTLYSIARRYGTTVEELMRLNGLASAELKVGQRLLLPGGATALPQAQAESGPSPPPGGDTPPEDYDPESPLLRIVLRYLGVPYKYGANSPLALDCSAFVAQVYAELGVALPRTSREQYQLLSPVEEPRPGDLVFFSFGGKEVDHVGVYLGRKVFAHASSYGSRVVIESLEAPFYQKAYRGARRVMASPAPPPGPSAGR
- a CDS encoding nitroreductase family protein, with the protein product MDLTPILAKRRSVRRFKPVPIPEEDLEKLLFALQRAPTDASAQLYSAIRIRDPRLREEIARLSGDQEHIRQAAEFFLLLADVHRLERLLAHRGQRMAFWPRTALHFALLDAGLAGAYLALTAEAMGYGVCFIGGVLNGIEALVDLLGLPPGVLPVAGLAVGVPDEEGPPRPRLPRRLVVHEDRYRPYAEEDLEEAYRAMAPYSRVGDWNRILRRYFAEGGTMEAREGPYGRTLARQGLDPDLPPGASFYSLGALLEEALEEARAVLFRKGEAWLEEEARAFRGEGRPGEALLTALRKARGEVPDWP
- a CDS encoding nucleotidyltransferase domain-containing protein; its protein translation is MASSALLRKLLQGLPIPLTRALLFGSRARGEALEESDWDLLVVSPAFRGMDYLSRVQLLYRLLPLRNVDYVALTPEEWEARKGEIGLVGEAAREGLVLLGEGTPVG
- a CDS encoding TIGR02710 family CRISPR-associated CARF protein — protein: MKVLILTVGTTRDPLEVALAEHAPEGVVFLASQESHPVAAELLRDYGNSFRHHTLLLEDAESLLEAYQKALRALRKALEWEAKAIVADLTGGTKPMAAGLALALTGRGVVFSYVGGQQRDPGTSRVLSGHERLRLLEDPTARFGLREWAGFTRAWNGLNLGAASYELEELLKKPLSPSETRFYGAMKGVVEGLMEWDRFRHQEALRRLSAHLPVALAVAEAWGHGGKVRVLQALEDLLPHLEAIVKAGGKPTFALLQDLLANAARRAELGRFDDALARLYRALELVVEVDVYERLGLVLKDPTTWPEGFPEGLKERILKPRGLMDLLEAAFDLDLAFGQKGTLAQRLYGAKNRLQALLQKRHESILAHGTRPVEREDYERLWDFLAGLDERVTPLPPWPKF